The following are encoded together in the Burkholderiales bacterium genome:
- a CDS encoding GntR family transcriptional regulator produces MKRQAAGRGGSARELGSVGDTHSSLSQRVADELRRSILTGRYGVGERLVEERISGDLRVSRVPVREALRMLATEGLIELRPRRGAVVSALTVPAAREMIEVRATLEGLNARLAARHCDRAVLAELEGVLEQGNAAAHTEDLPQLVELNARYHDLLARAGANSVLGDMMRSLRDRTGVLFAEVRVLRARQSWDEHAAILKAVAGGDEDLAATLATRHVLNAGELYLTQLESRDAGGAEAGETDDRAAAPRPSATAQVRPVRRA; encoded by the coding sequence ATGAAGAGACAGGCAGCGGGCCGCGGCGGCTCGGCGCGGGAGCTCGGAAGCGTCGGCGACACGCATTCATCGCTCAGCCAGCGCGTCGCCGACGAGCTGCGCCGGTCGATTCTCACCGGGCGATACGGCGTGGGCGAGCGGCTCGTCGAGGAACGCATCTCCGGGGACCTGCGCGTCTCGCGCGTGCCGGTGCGCGAAGCGCTGCGCATGCTCGCGACCGAAGGATTGATCGAGCTGCGCCCCCGCCGCGGGGCGGTCGTGTCGGCGCTGACGGTGCCGGCCGCGCGCGAGATGATCGAGGTGCGGGCGACGCTCGAAGGCCTCAACGCACGACTCGCCGCGCGCCACTGCGACCGCGCGGTGCTCGCGGAGCTCGAGGGGGTGCTCGAGCAGGGCAATGCCGCCGCGCACACCGAAGATCTTCCGCAGCTCGTCGAGCTCAATGCGCGTTATCACGATCTTCTTGCTCGCGCCGGCGCGAATTCGGTGCTCGGCGACATGATGCGCAGCCTGCGCGATCGCACCGGGGTGCTCTTCGCCGAAGTGCGGGTGCTGCGCGCGAGACAGTCCTGGGACGAGCACGCTGCGATCCTGAAAGCAGTCGCCGGCGGCGACGAGGATCTTGCGGCCACGCTGGCCACTCGCCACGTGCTCAACGCCGGCGAGCTCTATCTCACGCAGCTCGAATCGCGTGACGCCGGCGGCGCAGAGGCGGGCGAGACGGACGACCGCGCTGCCGCCCCCAGACCTTCAGCCACTGCCCAGGTGCGGCCCGTCAGACGCGCATAG
- a CDS encoding tripartite tricarboxylate transporter substrate-binding protein: MKPLRSMFAASVIAFAVPGALAQQYPAKPVRVIVSTVPGPLDAFTRVVVQKLGERTKQNFVVENRPGAGGNVATELVAKAPSDGYTLLSAIDTTFTVNPSMYSRLPFHPERDFAIISVPVTYNQMLAVHPSVPAKSVRELLGLARQRPMSYASGGNGTPSHLAMAYFLAMSGARINHVPYKGTGQSIVDVVGGQVETIFAVVTGVYPHVQAGKLRALAVSTPQRSALAPEVASVAEQGYPKYDASFAYVFAAPASTAPEVVQMLNREMVAVLALPDVQEKNRLWDYVPTGLDPGKSSVWLRDSRAKYSKLIESAGIRVD; this comes from the coding sequence ATGAAGCCGCTTCGAAGCATGTTCGCCGCGTCGGTCATCGCGTTCGCCGTCCCCGGAGCACTCGCGCAGCAGTATCCCGCAAAACCGGTCCGCGTCATCGTGAGCACGGTTCCGGGACCGCTCGACGCGTTCACGCGCGTCGTCGTTCAGAAGCTCGGCGAGCGGACCAAACAGAACTTCGTCGTCGAGAACCGGCCGGGCGCGGGAGGCAACGTCGCCACCGAGCTCGTGGCGAAAGCGCCGAGCGACGGCTACACCTTGCTTTCCGCGATCGACACGACGTTCACCGTCAATCCGTCGATGTACAGCAGGCTGCCGTTCCATCCCGAGCGCGACTTCGCGATCATCTCGGTGCCCGTCACCTATAACCAGATGCTCGCGGTGCACCCGAGCGTTCCCGCGAAATCGGTGCGTGAGCTGCTCGGCCTGGCGAGGCAGCGGCCGATGAGCTATGCGTCGGGCGGCAACGGCACGCCGAGCCACCTCGCGATGGCCTACTTTCTCGCGATGTCGGGCGCCAGGATCAATCACGTGCCGTACAAGGGGACGGGCCAGTCGATCGTCGACGTCGTCGGCGGCCAGGTCGAAACCATCTTCGCCGTCGTAACAGGCGTGTATCCCCACGTGCAGGCCGGCAAGCTCCGCGCGCTCGCCGTATCGACGCCGCAGCGCTCCGCGCTCGCTCCGGAGGTCGCGAGCGTCGCCGAGCAGGGTTATCCGAAGTACGACGCGTCGTTCGCGTACGTCTTCGCCGCGCCCGCGAGCACGGCGCCGGAAGTCGTGCAGATGCTCAATCGCGAGATGGTGGCGGTGCTCGCGCTGCCGGACGTGCAGGAGAAGAACCGCCTGTGGGACTACGTGCCGACCGGCCTCGATCCCGGCAAATCGTCGGTGTGGCTGCGCGACTCGCGCGCGAAGTACTCGAAGCTCATCGAGAGCGCCGGCATACGGGTCGATTGA